From one Rhodamnia argentea isolate NSW1041297 chromosome 1, ASM2092103v1, whole genome shotgun sequence genomic stretch:
- the LOC115751305 gene encoding stress response protein NST1 isoform X1: MDAYHRYMRPPQPPPPQPPSTADPYHQYQQQPLPPPPQGPWYSNQFHYQSPSPPPPPPQSQQWAQPPPPPPPGSAPYPPLHGQFPPRPHLPPPPPIPPPPPPPHAAYPNSYPPQEWGNPNWAYQQNWNHPAAAHSNAEDWAARAKAWADAKSATENQHAQSQYAPPGRMDEQSHYHISYPSALDSHYTENHQQPLSGQGHQQHSLSTTPPQGQPLYVQEITSVSSGPSAYLPDGSSPFPARDGGVTGHANSVLRQQDSLPTNVSVHQQEVPSSYSSVSGQEDRADQREKSLHWHVSASQENMHHLQPPRPAIAGSVPSGQPFPYGNQLAEPVTDLADQPLQFTPRFTRDQESLQQPGYAHHLNPAASASMNAWTSSVVPEAVYPPVPSVNPPGPQLDPSVPSPLSGHGATPFARFSGTSFQPTVPSPSGPFNLSAGTALPPAAAFAGDAYGLSNMSERPKKAPVPNWLREEIIKTKATISSTSLGHAKVESQSIDDEESDKSFQMGDQGEDKSIDTSRSTEEDDDDEDYAEAARTAAINQEIKRVLTEVLLKVTDELFDEIATKVLNEDDPVTDADYNVTISDQRVSPSALSGLNPKTPAKLSVSLDTKESETEDVSEKSSSSSPGNILGLANYTTDDDDDVGDKETHSSSAPTLAKSIGPMLSGGERDQNGVTKALENGRPPIRIEDSVRVQAEMESGSTKVNASKRKNSADGIGSSLSKSDVTAQLASGGTVDGMDLNRKKVNEDVNISGSRDAMKDDVSMKSKHHSENVVLKLKPDNSQDKEARFRSSGGDSVGKVKMDLKMDENQRKDERDLRKERTERLDSKEKLEQRKSEDRVKESHSRSRTNDVDGREDRKEAGRSYRSSAKEGDKRNERSKHKEEDRLGNEHSNDSRRHKRRRSSSTGSRGRNSKENSHAKSSSDEVSDDSRRFVIRKSRARKRDLSPSPVRSRRRPSRSPHSKHSQRRHSPYSSLGNSRGRRRSRSKSPIRRPR; encoded by the exons ATGGACGCGTACCACCGCTACATGAGGCCGCCACAGCCGCCACCTCCTCAGCCGCCGTCGACGGCGGATCCCTACCACCAGTACCAGCAGCAGCCCCTGCCGCCGCCTCCGCAAGGTCCGTGGTACTCCAATCAATTCCACTACCAGTCTCCGTCcccgccaccgccgcctccgCAGTCACagcaatgggctcaaccgccgcCCCCGCCTCCGCCGGGATCGGCGCCTTATCCCCCTCTCCACGGCCAGTTCCCTCCTCGGCCTCACCTCCCCCCGCCTCCTccaattcctcctcctcctcctcctcctcatgcGGCGTACCCTAATTCGTATCCTCCGCAG GAATGGGGCAATCCGAACTGGGCTTACCAGCAAAATTGGAACCATCCAGCAG CAGCACACAGCAATGCCGAAGATTGGGCTGCCAGGGCTAAAGCTTGGGCAGATGCCAAATCTGCCACGGAAAACCAGCACGCTCAGTCACAATATGCACCGCCAGGCAGGATGGAtgagcagagccattatcacaTCTCATATCCATCTGCACTGGACTCTCACTATACGGAAAATCATCAACAGCCACTATCTGGACAGGGCCATCAGCAACACTCTCTTTCTACGACACCCCCACAAGGGCAACCATTGTATGTGCAGGAGATTACATCTGTCAGTTCTGGGCCATCAGCTTACCTTCCGGATGGAAGTTCACCCTTCCCAGCTAGAGATGGAGGAGTAACTGGACATGCAAACTCAGTGCTTCGCCAACAAGATTCTTTGCCGACCAACGTATCTGTTCATCAGCAGGAGGTACCTTCTAGTTATTCTTCTGTTTCAG GTCAAGAAGACAGAGCAGATCAAAGGGAGAAGTCATTGCATTGGCATGTTTCTGCAAGTCAGGAAAATATGCACCACCTGCAACCACCAAGGCCTGCTATTGCTGGATCAGTTCCATCTGGACAGCCCTTTCCATATGGCAATCAACTAGCTGAGCCTGTGACTGATCTTGCTGATCAGCCATTGCAATTTACTCCCAGATTCACTCGGGATCAAGAGTCACTTCAGCAGCCTGGTTATGCTCATCACCTTAACCCTGCAGCTTCAGCTTCTATGAATGCTTGGACCTCGTCTGTGGTTCCTGAGGCGGTTTACCCTCCAGTTCCTTCAGTTAATCCACCAGGGCCTCAG CTCGATCCCTCTGTACCATCTCCTCTCTCTGGACATGGAGCAACGCCATTTGCAAGGTTTTCTGGAACAAGTTTTCAGCCTACAGTTCCATCTCCCAGTGGCCCTTTCAATCTAAGTGCAGGAACAGCATTACCTCCTGCTGCAGCCTTCGCTGGCGATGCTTATGGTCTTTCTAATATGTCCGAGCGTCCCAAAAAG GCTCCAGTGCCTAATTGGCTTAGAGAGGAGATAATTAAGACAAAAGCTACCATTTCAAGCACATCTCTGGGGCATGCTAAAGTTGAATCTCAATCCATAGACGATGAAGAATCAGATAAGTCATTCCAAATGGGTGACCAAGGAGAAGACAAAAGCATTGACACGTCTAGGTCAACtgaagaagatgacgacgatGAG GATTATGCAGAAGCTGCCAGAACTGCGGCCATTAACCAAGAAATCAAGCGTGTTCTAACTGAAGTTCTTTTGAAG GTGACTGATGAGCTTTTCGATGAAATAGCGACAAAGGTCCTTAATGAAGATGATCCGGTAACTGATG CTGATTACAATGTAACTATTTCAGACCAAAGGGTCTCACCATCTGCCCTTTCTGGCCTTAATCCAAAAACACCTGCAAAGCTTTCAGTTTCACTTGACACTAAGGAATCAGAGACTGAAGATGTCAGTGAAAAGTCTAGTTCCAGTTCCCCAGGGAATATCTTGGGTCTGGCAAATTATACCActgatgatgacgacgatgtTGGGGACAAAGAAACGCACAGCTCCAGTGCCCCAACTCTTGCAAAAAGTATCGGTCCAATGCTCTCAGGTGGTGAAAGGGATCAAAATGGTGTAACTAAGGCCCTTGAGAATGGCCGGCCACCAATTAGAATTGAAGACAGTGTTAGGGTTCAGGCGGAAATGGAGAGTGGTTCTACCAAAGTCAATGcttccaaaaggaaaaacagcgCTGATGGCATTGGCTCAAGTCTCAGTAAGTCAGATGTGACGGCGCAGTTAGCTTCTGGCGGCACAGTTGATGGGATGGATTTAAATCGTAAAAAGGTGAATGAAGATGTCAATATTTCAGGGTCAAGGGATGCCATGAAAGATGATGTCTCAATGAAATCAAAACATCATAGTGAGAATGTTGTGTTGAAACTCAAGCCAGATAATTCTCAAGATAAAGAGGCCAGATTCAGATCAAGCGGAG GTGATTCAGTTGGTAAAGTTAAAATGGACTTGAAGATGGATGAGAACCAGAGAAAGGATGAAAGGGATCTAAGGAAGGAAAGGACAGAAAGGTTGGATTCCAAAGAGAAGCTGGAGCAACGTAAATCTGAGGATCGAGTGAAGGAATCCCATTCCAGGAGCAGAACGAATGATGTTGATGGCAGGGAGGATAGAAAGGAGGCAGGGCGATCCTATAGGTCTAGTGCCAAAGAAGGtgacaaaagaaatgaaaggtCAAAGCATAAGGAGGAAGACAGGTTGGGGAATGAGCATTCAAATGATTCAAGAAGGCATAAGAGAAGACGTTCCTCTTCAACTGGCAGCAGAGGTAGAAATAGTAAGGAAAATTCACATGCAAAAAGTTCGAGTGACGAAGTTTCTGACGATTCTAGAAGGTTTGTCATTAG GAAGTCACGTGCCCGAAAACGAGACCTCTCACCTTCTCCTGTTAGGTCTAGAAGAAG ACCATCGAGGTCCCCACATAGCAAGCATTCTCAGCGCAGGCATTCTCCCTACTCTTCTCTTGGGAATTCTAG GGGAAGGAGAAGGTCGAGGTCTAAGTCACCCATCAGAAGGCCAAGATGA